TGCCGCTGGAGCTGTTCACCGGGCCGGCGGTGGTCGCGGACCTGCGGGGGCTGGAGCCGCGGACGGCGGTGACGGCCGCCAGGCTCGGGCCGGCGCTGGCACTGGCGGCGCTGACCCCAGGCGCGATGCTGCTGCTGGCGACCGGCTGGCCCCGGCACTGGGGCAGCGACCACTACCTGGCGCACCCCTATCTGACGCCGGAGGCGGCGGAGGCGATCGTGGCGGCCGGCATCCGGACGGTCGGCCTGGACGCCCTGTCGGTGGACCCGACGCCGGAGCCCGGACCCGCCGATCCGGGGGTGGCGGCCCTGCTGGCGGAGCTGGCGGACGAACACGACCCGGCCGCCGAGCAGCCGACGCTGGCGGCCCATCGGGTGCTGCTGGGCCGTCCGGGCGGCGGGGTGATCGCCGAGAACCTGACCGATCTGACGCCGCTGCTGGCCGCTCAGGAAGCGGGCGCGCCGATCGCGGTGTCGCTGTTCCCGCTGCGACTGGCGGCGGCGGACGGGGCCCCGGTGCGGGCGGTCGCGCGGATCGGCTGACAACCGATAGGTCTAGACCATGCCGCCGGTGCGCCGCTACGCTCGGCGCATGGCAGAGATCTCGGGAGTCGTGGAGCGGATCTGGCGCTATCCGGTGAAGTCCACCGGCGGCGAACGGCTCGACTCCGTCGAGGTGGACGGGCGCGGCCTCGCCGGTGACCGGCTCTACGCCGTCCGGGACACCTCCGGCAGGCTCGGCTCCGGCAAGACCACCCGGCGCTTCCGCCGGATGGACGGCCTGCTGCGGCTCGGCTCCCGGCTCGGCCAGCGGCTCGACGCCCCCGAGCTGCTCGACCCGCTCGGCGGCCCGGTCGAGGACCCGGATGCCTTCCTCCGCGCCTACCTGGAACGCGACGACGTCGCGCTGGCGCGGGAGGACGCCGTGTCGCACTTCGACCAGCTGCCGGTCTCGGTGCTCACCACCGCCACCCTGGACTGGGTCCGGGAGGCACTGCCCGGCACCGTGGTGGACGAGCGGCGCTTCCGCCCGAACGTCCTGCTGCGCACCCCGGCGGGCACCCCGCCGTTCGTCGAGGACACCTGGTTCGGCCGGGAGGGCCGGGTGCGCGGCGGCGTCCGGCTGGCCTTCGTCCGGGCCAGCGAGCGGTGCGCGATGAGCGGCGTCGCCCAGCCCGGGCTGCCGCACGCCCCCGAGATCCTCAAGGCCGTCGTGCGGGAGCACGACGGCCGGCTGGACGCACTGGCCACCGTCGCCCGCCCGGGGCGGCTCCGGGTGGGCGACGCCCTGCTGCTGACCTGAACCCTCCCGGCCCCGGCCGGGGCCGGGCTCAGCCGACGACGGCGACCGGCGCGTCCCAGGCGCTGCGGTCGACGGTGACGCCCGCACCGCCGTACGTCTCGCGCTGGTTGACCTGGTACTGGTGGCCGCGGCGGTGCCCGGAGAACAGGCCAGCCGCGTACGGGAAGCTGCCGCTGGTGTCGGCGGCGCCGTCGTACTTGGCGTACCAGAGG
The Kitasatospora paranensis genome window above contains:
- a CDS encoding cyclase family protein encodes the protein MAETLIDLTHPVTTGMPVYPGDPEVALAAALTTDTAGVNVLRLHLGSQSGTHVDAPYHVDVTWPTLDGLPLELFTGPAVVADLRGLEPRTAVTAARLGPALALAALTPGAMLLLATGWPRHWGSDHYLAHPYLTPEAAEAIVAAGIRTVGLDALSVDPTPEPGPADPGVAALLAELADEHDPAAEQPTLAAHRVLLGRPGGGVIAENLTDLTPLLAAQEAGAPIAVSLFPLRLAAADGAPVRAVARIG
- a CDS encoding MOSC domain-containing protein, with amino-acid sequence MAEISGVVERIWRYPVKSTGGERLDSVEVDGRGLAGDRLYAVRDTSGRLGSGKTTRRFRRMDGLLRLGSRLGQRLDAPELLDPLGGPVEDPDAFLRAYLERDDVALAREDAVSHFDQLPVSVLTTATLDWVREALPGTVVDERRFRPNVLLRTPAGTPPFVEDTWFGREGRVRGGVRLAFVRASERCAMSGVAQPGLPHAPEILKAVVREHDGRLDALATVARPGRLRVGDALLLT